A single genomic interval of Lewinellaceae bacterium harbors:
- a CDS encoding TIM barrel protein, with product MPRLAVFPKAFMQALCKDGTLTVSEWIEMAVQLDIDGLEWYAGFLEMQDEKNWPRFRRQVEDHGKVVPMMCCSPDFTHPDREFRKNEIGKQKRWIDMTHALGGSYCRVLSGQRRPELNIDQGVGLAVECIEACLPYAAANGITLILENHYKDDFWEYPEFAQKMDVFCRLVDSIQHPNFGVNYDPSNTYLAGEDPLELLYRVSNRVVTMHASDRYLKYGTLEDLRNEEGGAAGYAKRLSHGEIGKGLNDYNAIFRELKRVDFDGWISIEDGVDGMDQLERSVAFVRRKMKNYWPENWQ from the coding sequence ATGCCCCGTTTAGCAGTTTTCCCCAAAGCATTTATGCAAGCCCTATGTAAAGACGGTACGCTGACCGTATCCGAGTGGATTGAAATGGCGGTACAGCTGGATATCGATGGCCTGGAGTGGTACGCCGGATTTCTGGAAATGCAGGATGAAAAAAACTGGCCCCGTTTTCGCCGGCAGGTAGAGGATCATGGGAAAGTAGTCCCAATGATGTGTTGTTCTCCCGACTTTACCCACCCGGACCGGGAATTTCGTAAAAATGAGATCGGGAAACAAAAACGATGGATCGATATGACCCATGCACTCGGCGGTTCTTACTGCAGGGTGCTCTCCGGACAGCGGCGGCCTGAACTGAACATTGATCAAGGCGTCGGGCTGGCTGTGGAATGCATCGAGGCATGCCTGCCCTATGCGGCAGCGAACGGAATCACCCTGATCCTGGAGAATCATTACAAGGATGACTTCTGGGAGTATCCGGAATTTGCCCAGAAAATGGATGTGTTTTGCCGGTTGGTGGACAGCATTCAGCATCCTAATTTTGGGGTGAATTACGACCCAAGCAATACCTATTTAGCAGGTGAGGATCCCCTTGAATTGTTGTACCGCGTTTCTAACCGGGTGGTGACGATGCATGCCAGTGACCGGTATCTGAAATACGGAACGCTGGAGGATTTGCGGAATGAGGAAGGAGGTGCTGCCGGTTATGCGAAAAGATTAAGTCATGGCGAGATTGGCAAAGGTTTGAATGATTATAACGCGATTTTCCGAGAATTAAAGCGGGTTGACTTTGATGGCTGGATCAGCATCGAAGACGGTGTGGATGGCATGGACCAGCTGGAGCGCAGCGTAGCTTTTGTCCGGAGAAAGATGAAGAATTACTGGCCGGAAAATTGGCAATGA
- a CDS encoding zinc-binding dehydrogenase: protein MKSAAVVNYAPEPGSVEIRELPTPDFGEEDVLLEVANVGVCGSDLHQWTADHSWPVNYPVVLGHEFGGHIVALGKRVSGWKEGDRVVSETAAVIDPNNPMSRQGLYNLDPTRKGFGYGVHGAMTRYVSVPARCLHRVPEGLAFEQACLTEPCSVAYNAMVGNTRLKPGDRVIVIGPGTIGILCAAVARLCGAEVAIVGLETDRNRLDIARKYGCEPIIRDAKKWAMERDGLGADVVVDAAGASATLQSAMQWVRPNGQITKVGWGPQPLQFSLDPIVQKNVTLQGSFSHNWPVWERVLALLAGGQLDVKPIIGGVWPVTEWQEAFEMMHKGEVVKSVLKPV from the coding sequence ATGAAATCAGCAGCGGTAGTCAATTATGCCCCTGAACCCGGGTCGGTGGAAATCCGTGAACTCCCGACACCGGATTTCGGAGAAGAGGATGTGTTGCTTGAGGTGGCCAATGTGGGAGTCTGTGGCAGTGACTTACATCAATGGACGGCAGATCACAGCTGGCCGGTGAATTATCCGGTCGTCCTCGGCCATGAATTTGGTGGCCATATCGTTGCTCTGGGCAAGCGGGTGTCCGGATGGAAAGAAGGAGACCGGGTGGTGAGTGAAACGGCAGCCGTGATCGATCCGAATAACCCGATGTCGCGGCAGGGACTGTATAACCTGGACCCGACGCGGAAAGGCTTCGGTTACGGAGTCCATGGAGCGATGACCCGCTATGTTTCGGTGCCTGCCCGCTGTTTGCACCGTGTTCCGGAGGGATTGGCGTTTGAACAGGCCTGCCTGACCGAGCCCTGCAGTGTTGCCTACAATGCGATGGTTGGAAACACCAGGCTGAAGCCGGGAGACCGGGTAATCGTGATTGGCCCGGGCACCATCGGTATCCTGTGTGCTGCGGTAGCCAGGTTGTGTGGCGCAGAAGTGGCCATCGTAGGACTGGAAACAGATCGCAACCGGTTGGACATTGCCCGGAAATATGGATGCGAACCGATCATCAGAGATGCAAAAAAATGGGCTATGGAGCGTGATGGCCTGGGAGCCGATGTGGTGGTGGATGCAGCGGGAGCCAGCGCAACGTTGCAATCAGCCATGCAATGGGTGCGCCCCAATGGGCAGATCACCAAGGTAGGATGGGGCCCACAACCCTTGCAATTTTCATTGGATCCTATTGTGCAGAAAAATGTCACCCTGCAGGGCAGTTTCAGTCACAACTGGCCTGTTTGGGAAAGGGTATTGGCTTTGTTAGCCGGAGGGCAGTTGGATGTAAAACCGATTATTGGCGGGGTGTGGCCGGTAACCGAATGGCAGGAAGCATTTGAAATGATGCATAAGGGTGAAGTGGTGAAAAGCGTGCTGAAGCCGGTATGA
- a CDS encoding M61 family metallopeptidase — MKQLIYSLMLFGALQLSAQTPVEYVISFPNAVHHEAEVQVTYRDVPAGPLEIRMSRSSPGRYAVHEFAKNCYATRAVDGDGHPLEVTHPNPYQWNVLGHHGTVVFSYTLFGDRGDGTYAQIDETHAHLNMPATFAFARGMDDRPIRVTFNLREDLRWKVATQLKPESATTYIAPNLQYFMDSPTEISDFQIRTFTETSNGKSYQFRLVLHAPNEAEVIDEFKAAATKIVAREKAVYQELPGYDYGTYTFICCYMPQASGDGMEHRNSTFISGNIVLDSSGLERAYGTVAHEFFHCWNVERIRPKSLEPFDFEQANMSGELWFAEGFTSYYTDLTLCRAGLITKNDYISGISGGLNAVINSPARRLRTPVEMSQFAPFADAASSIDPVNFGNTFISYYTYGKVLGLALDLSLRNQDRDLSLDGFMARMWGRFGKPEIPYTVAGIESTLAEYAGEAFASNFFNQYIYHSELPDYQALLNTVGISLTLAHPGQGYWGATLEQVDHQVLISRYASFGTPAYQAGLDAGDQILTIDGQQISSVQEAETIIRNHQPGDVIQVQIERFGTASTKTVKLMENPQLQTGMIMDALTTEADRVRQNSWLDGK; from the coding sequence ATGAAACAATTGATCTATAGTCTGATGCTCTTTGGGGCACTGCAACTATCCGCTCAAACACCTGTGGAATACGTCATTTCTTTCCCGAACGCAGTTCATCACGAGGCGGAAGTGCAGGTCACCTATCGTGATGTGCCCGCCGGCCCTTTGGAAATACGCATGAGCCGGTCTTCACCAGGGCGCTATGCTGTTCACGAATTTGCAAAAAATTGTTACGCTACCAGGGCCGTCGACGGAGACGGCCATCCTTTGGAAGTAACCCATCCAAACCCTTATCAATGGAATGTCCTCGGTCATCATGGTACGGTGGTGTTCTCTTACACGTTGTTTGGAGACCGGGGGGATGGCACTTATGCCCAGATTGACGAGACGCATGCGCACCTTAATATGCCGGCAACCTTTGCTTTCGCCCGGGGTATGGATGACCGGCCGATCCGGGTCACCTTTAATCTCCGTGAAGACCTGCGCTGGAAAGTAGCTACGCAGCTGAAGCCTGAGTCGGCTACGACTTACATCGCACCAAACCTGCAGTACTTTATGGACAGTCCTACGGAGATCAGTGACTTCCAGATCCGCACATTCACCGAAACATCCAACGGCAAGAGCTATCAATTCCGGCTGGTATTGCATGCCCCCAACGAGGCGGAGGTCATTGATGAATTCAAAGCTGCTGCCACGAAAATCGTGGCCCGGGAAAAAGCCGTCTATCAGGAACTGCCTGGCTACGACTATGGAACCTACACTTTCATCTGTTGTTATATGCCTCAAGCCAGCGGTGACGGTATGGAGCACCGGAATTCCACCTTCATCAGCGGGAATATCGTCCTGGACAGCAGTGGCCTTGAACGTGCTTACGGTACCGTAGCCCATGAATTTTTTCATTGCTGGAATGTGGAGCGTATCCGACCGAAATCACTGGAACCCTTTGATTTTGAACAGGCCAATATGTCCGGTGAGTTGTGGTTTGCCGAAGGCTTCACCAGCTACTACACCGACCTTACTCTTTGCCGGGCCGGTCTTATTACAAAAAACGATTATATATCCGGTATCAGCGGAGGGTTGAATGCCGTCATCAACAGTCCGGCGCGACGATTGCGGACTCCGGTTGAAATGAGTCAATTTGCACCCTTTGCCGATGCGGCCAGCTCCATCGATCCGGTCAATTTCGGCAATACGTTCATCTCCTATTATACGTATGGTAAGGTACTGGGTCTGGCGCTGGATCTTTCGTTGCGAAATCAGGACCGGGATCTGTCCCTCGACGGATTTATGGCCCGCATGTGGGGTCGATTCGGAAAACCGGAAATTCCCTATACCGTTGCCGGCATCGAATCAACCCTGGCCGAATACGCCGGCGAGGCATTTGCCAGTAACTTTTTTAATCAATACATCTATCACAGTGAATTGCCGGATTATCAGGCTTTGCTGAATACGGTCGGCATCAGTCTGACATTGGCCCATCCTGGTCAGGGATACTGGGGAGCTACCCTGGAACAGGTCGACCATCAGGTGCTGATCTCTCGCTATGCTTCTTTTGGTACACCGGCATATCAGGCAGGGCTGGATGCCGGAGACCAGATCCTGACCATCGATGGGCAGCAGATATCCTCGGTTCAGGAAGCCGAAACCATCATTCGCAATCATCAGCCGGGAGATGTCATCCAGGTTCAAATCGAACGGTTTGGAACTGCTTCCACTAAGACAGTAAAGCTGATGGAAAATCCTCAATTGCAGACCGGAATGATTATGGACGCTCTCACGACCGAAGCCGATCGTGTTCGACAAAACAGTTGGCTGGATGGGAAATAA
- a CDS encoding sodium:solute symporter: MQPGLIFLIIIGYFSVLMLISRWTSRQSGDQTYFDGDKKSPWYLVAFGMIGSGISAVSLVSIPGNVGNDHLYYFQFILGSILGYLFIALVLVPTFYHHRVVSLYSYLGDRFGTVTYKTGSLFFIVSQSFGAALRLLLSVKILQDAFLDPLGVPYPVSIVLILFLIWLYTHRSGVKTIVWTDTLQSLSLLLVLILSIRVIIQSLGYSLSPLSDVIAASPLFEWFDFSPRAGSNFFKQFVSGFLITVALVGLDQSMMQKTLTIRDQHSARKNVLAFSFFIAFAQTLFLLLGILLYLFAEQKGITLTSQDGKFLDTDKLYPFLTMNYFGKIGVVAFFIGVISSTFASIDSCIAALTTSISYDFFGYEQRSHVEKMRIKRGVLLAVNAVMFLIIMAFWNNQGAIINTIFSIAGYTYGPLLGLFLAGLFTRMELLQRWVPVVCIAAAVITYALNMASSHFFRFDFGFMNIAVNALLTLLFLRLIRKINTA; the protein is encoded by the coding sequence ATGCAACCAGGTCTGATCTTCCTGATCATCATCGGCTATTTTTCCGTACTGATGCTTATCTCCCGCTGGACCTCGCGGCAAAGCGGTGATCAAACCTATTTTGACGGCGATAAAAAGTCACCCTGGTACCTGGTGGCATTTGGCATGATCGGCTCCGGCATCTCCGCCGTGTCGCTGGTATCCATTCCTGGCAATGTGGGCAACGATCACCTGTATTATTTTCAGTTTATCCTGGGGTCCATCCTGGGCTACCTCTTCATCGCACTGGTGCTGGTACCTACCTTTTACCATCACCGGGTCGTCTCACTCTATTCCTACCTTGGAGATCGCTTTGGCACCGTAACCTACAAGACCGGGTCATTGTTTTTTATCGTGTCGCAATCGTTTGGCGCCGCACTGCGCTTATTGCTATCCGTGAAGATCCTCCAGGATGCATTCCTCGATCCATTGGGTGTGCCTTATCCGGTAAGCATTGTCCTGATCCTATTTCTCATCTGGCTGTATACCCATCGATCCGGGGTAAAAACCATCGTATGGACCGACACGCTACAGTCCCTATCGTTACTTCTGGTGCTAATCCTCTCCATCAGGGTGATCATCCAGTCGCTGGGCTATTCATTAAGCCCGCTGAGTGATGTAATCGCCGCATCGCCCTTATTTGAATGGTTCGACTTTTCACCCAGGGCCGGCTCCAATTTCTTCAAACAATTCGTCTCAGGGTTCCTGATCACTGTAGCCCTGGTGGGCCTCGATCAGAGCATGATGCAAAAGACACTGACCATCCGGGATCAGCATTCGGCCCGGAAAAATGTTCTGGCGTTCAGCTTTTTCATCGCCTTTGCCCAGACCTTGTTTCTGTTGCTGGGTATCCTGCTCTACCTGTTTGCAGAACAAAAAGGGATTACGCTTACCAGCCAGGATGGAAAATTTCTGGATACTGACAAATTGTATCCCTTCCTGACCATGAATTATTTCGGAAAGATCGGTGTGGTCGCCTTTTTCATTGGCGTGATCTCTTCGACCTTCGCCAGCATCGATTCGTGTATAGCCGCGCTGACCACCTCCATTTCGTACGATTTCTTTGGATACGAGCAGCGCAGCCATGTGGAAAAAATGCGCATCAAACGTGGGGTTTTGCTGGCAGTCAATGCCGTCATGTTCCTGATCATCATGGCCTTTTGGAACAACCAGGGCGCGATCATCAATACCATCTTCAGCATTGCCGGATACACCTACGGACCGCTACTGGGCTTATTCCTGGCCGGTCTGTTCACCCGCATGGAATTGCTACAGCGCTGGGTTCCCGTGGTTTGTATCGCTGCAGCGGTGATCACCTATGCACTGAATATGGCCTCGTCACATTTTTTCCGTTTTGATTTTGGGTTTATGAACATTGCTGTCAATGCGTTGCTTACATTGCTGTTTCTACGATTGATCCGAAAAATAAATACTGCATGA
- a CDS encoding TetR/AcrR family transcriptional regulator, giving the protein MPKETFINLDQQKQARFLDVALEEFATNDFQTASITRIVKELAIAKGSVYQYFEDKLDLWLHLKNHCEQVKRSYIESVRRDDYPDFWSYYQAVYTNGLHFDLENPRCSQFLYRVGFKESSPQVQPYLNSWKDKGTAMLSQWIALEQAKGTIRSDLQVPILAHFMFTMGLSVASLMHDFYGVDFDRNLAEGKPLFGLENAALQAAVNDLIQLLKAALKPQ; this is encoded by the coding sequence ATGCCAAAAGAAACGTTTATCAACCTTGATCAGCAGAAGCAGGCACGATTTCTCGATGTCGCTCTGGAAGAGTTTGCCACCAATGATTTTCAGACCGCCAGCATCACCCGCATTGTCAAAGAGCTGGCCATCGCAAAAGGAAGCGTCTATCAGTATTTTGAAGACAAACTCGATCTCTGGCTGCATCTCAAGAACCATTGCGAACAGGTGAAACGGTCATACATCGAGTCGGTTAGGCGGGATGATTATCCCGATTTCTGGTCGTATTATCAGGCGGTATACACCAATGGTCTGCATTTTGATCTGGAGAATCCCCGCTGCAGCCAATTTCTCTATCGCGTGGGCTTCAAGGAATCCAGCCCGCAAGTCCAGCCATACCTGAATTCCTGGAAAGATAAGGGCACTGCGATGTTGTCCCAGTGGATCGCACTGGAACAGGCCAAGGGGACCATCCGCAGCGATTTGCAGGTGCCGATCCTGGCGCATTTTATGTTTACCATGGGATTGAGTGTGGCATCTCTGATGCATGACTTTTACGGGGTCGACTTTGATCGCAACCTCGCTGAAGGAAAACCGTTGTTCGGCCTCGAAAATGCTGCTCTCCAGGCAGCAGTGAACGATCTGATCCAGTTATTGAAAGCAGCTCTAAAACCCCAATAG
- a CDS encoding ABC transporter ATP-binding protein: MIQVSDLSFSYPGQTEVAIRGLDFSIAAGEIFGFLGPSGAGKTTTQKILFKLLTGYTGSALIDGKEVRDWDIDLYHRIGVSFELPNHYLKLTALENLDFFGAFYQKHYRTAMELLAMVGMENAANQKVGAFSKGMKMRLNFVRALQHDPEILFLDEPTSGMDPANAHLIKNLIRQLQQEGKTIFITTHQMHDAQELCDRVAFLVDGRIRALDTPQALQLAYSNKTVEVHFREGDLVKSYGLNGLGANEEFLQDLQQMEIVTIHSREASLDAVFMEVTGKSLV, translated from the coding sequence ATGATCCAGGTTTCCGACCTTTCTTTTTCTTATCCCGGCCAGACAGAGGTCGCCATTCGGGGTTTGGATTTTTCCATTGCTGCCGGCGAGATTTTCGGGTTTCTGGGGCCAAGTGGGGCTGGAAAGACCACCACCCAGAAGATCCTTTTCAAACTTTTGACCGGATATACCGGATCCGCCCTGATCGATGGGAAAGAAGTGCGGGATTGGGACATCGACTTATACCACCGGATCGGGGTGAGTTTTGAACTTCCCAATCATTACCTCAAACTAACTGCCCTGGAGAATCTCGATTTTTTTGGCGCTTTTTATCAAAAGCACTACCGCACAGCCATGGAATTGCTGGCCATGGTAGGCATGGAAAATGCTGCCAATCAGAAGGTAGGCGCTTTTTCCAAAGGCATGAAGATGCGGCTTAATTTTGTCCGTGCCCTGCAGCATGACCCGGAGATATTATTCCTGGATGAACCTACCTCCGGGATGGACCCGGCGAATGCCCATCTGATCAAAAACCTGATCCGGCAACTCCAGCAGGAGGGAAAGACCATATTCATTACCACCCACCAGATGCACGATGCACAGGAGCTGTGTGACCGGGTTGCATTTCTGGTTGATGGCCGCATACGGGCACTGGACACCCCCCAGGCCTTGCAACTGGCTTACAGTAATAAGACGGTGGAAGTACATTTCAGAGAAGGTGACCTGGTGAAATCCTACGGACTGAATGGGCTGGGTGCCAATGAGGAATTCCTGCAGGATCTGCAGCAAATGGAAATTGTAACCATCCATTCCAGGGAAGCCAGCCTGGATGCCGTCTTTATGGAAGTAACCGGAAAATCACTGGTATGA
- a CDS encoding SDR family oxidoreductase: MRLKDKVILITGSTTGIGKAIAKRCVAEGAKVIVHGLEQELGEATVQEIGAEHAVLYIEDLSVAGCADRLVAQAISHFGQLDAVVNNAAAVVSSNLQTTDLALFRQVLEVNTLAPFALIQAALPYLSRSKGCVLNIGSVNAYSGEPNLLAYSVSKGALMTLTRNLGDTLHRESHVRVNQINPGWVLTEKEIQRKRAHGLDDDWYKDLPPVFAPAGRILFPEEIAAAAVYWLSDESGPISGQVVDLEQHPFIGRNPPKDDTTIPANK, from the coding sequence ATGCGATTAAAAGATAAAGTCATCCTCATCACCGGAAGTACGACCGGGATTGGCAAGGCCATCGCGAAACGGTGTGTAGCCGAAGGTGCAAAAGTAATCGTTCACGGATTGGAGCAAGAACTGGGTGAGGCAACCGTGCAGGAGATAGGTGCGGAACATGCCGTTTTATACATCGAAGATTTATCGGTAGCAGGATGCGCTGACCGGCTGGTCGCTCAGGCTATTTCCCATTTTGGTCAGCTGGATGCGGTGGTGAATAATGCCGCTGCCGTGGTTTCGTCCAACCTGCAGACCACGGACCTTGCTCTATTCCGGCAGGTGCTGGAAGTCAATACGTTAGCTCCTTTTGCCTTGATACAGGCAGCTTTGCCTTACTTGAGCCGGTCGAAAGGATGTGTTCTGAACATCGGTTCCGTGAATGCCTACAGTGGAGAACCTAACCTGTTAGCCTATAGTGTATCCAAAGGCGCATTGATGACCCTGACCCGAAATTTAGGCGATACCCTCCACCGGGAAAGTCATGTGCGCGTCAATCAGATCAACCCGGGCTGGGTGCTTACCGAGAAGGAAATTCAGCGCAAAAGAGCGCATGGTTTGGATGACGACTGGTACAAAGACCTGCCGCCAGTCTTCGCTCCCGCTGGCCGCATCCTTTTTCCCGAAGAAATAGCGGCTGCTGCCGTTTATTGGCTTTCCGACGAAAGTGGCCCCATCAGCGGGCAGGTTGTGGACCTGGAACAGCATCCGTTCATCGGAAGGAATCCGCCTAAAGATGATACGACCATTCCCGCCAATAAATAA
- a CDS encoding orotidine 5'-phosphate decarboxylase produces MKPIVQISLDLTNIDEALETAAMALRAGVDWLEAGTPLILAEGLHGVRKLREAFPEIPIVADLKTMDGGYLEAEMMAKAGATHVVVMARAHEETIKCVVQAGRGYGVKVMGDNLGCPDMVAAARWLEELGCDYVVHHIGYDERRGIAARGLRMPSPLDQLREVVQAVRIPVQAVGGLSLEQAIRCPEYGAPLVVLGAPLTIDADAFRTADGNLEVSLRLICEKVHGYEV; encoded by the coding sequence ATGAAGCCAATCGTCCAAATATCCCTTGATCTTACCAATATTGATGAGGCATTGGAAACGGCTGCCATGGCCCTTCGTGCCGGGGTGGATTGGCTGGAGGCAGGTACCCCGTTAATCCTGGCGGAAGGATTGCATGGTGTACGCAAGCTGCGTGAAGCGTTTCCTGAAATCCCAATCGTCGCGGATCTTAAGACCATGGATGGTGGCTATCTGGAGGCCGAAATGATGGCAAAAGCCGGGGCCACCCATGTCGTGGTCATGGCCCGGGCCCATGAAGAAACCATCAAATGCGTGGTGCAAGCCGGCCGGGGTTATGGAGTCAAGGTGATGGGAGACAATTTGGGTTGTCCCGATATGGTCGCTGCTGCGCGATGGCTGGAAGAACTGGGTTGCGATTATGTGGTGCATCATATCGGCTACGATGAGCGCCGGGGCATTGCCGCCCGGGGATTGCGGATGCCCAGCCCGCTGGATCAGCTTCGTGAGGTTGTTCAGGCGGTGCGGATCCCGGTCCAGGCGGTAGGTGGACTGTCGTTGGAACAGGCTATCCGCTGTCCGGAATACGGAGCTCCACTGGTCGTGCTGGGTGCTCCCCTCACCATTGATGCCGATGCATTTAGGACGGCTGACGGGAACCTGGAAGTATCATTAAGGCTGATCTGTGAGAAGGTACATGGATATGAGGTTTGA
- a CDS encoding SDR family oxidoreductase, which yields MKSHQELLSLTGQRTLITGAASGIGKAIALRFAEAGSDLILVDIHAGNLGKLKKQLAEFNTEVQTFTTDLEQKASIDLLWDQLGDTPVHNLVNNAGIYPFLPFMELTEAELQRIMDLNLNSVLWMCQHFIRHNWKVGGHIVNIGSIEAIMPFKKDLVQYSLSKVGVITLTRDLAREYAVRGFHINAILPGGIMTKRIKRTAVNTLLRFEFGVIQDGLNFKQRLPAGRLGQPDEVAKVVLMLCSDVASYMHGALIPVDGGFLSA from the coding sequence ATGAAATCACATCAGGAACTTTTATCACTTACTGGCCAGCGCACCCTGATCACAGGGGCAGCAAGCGGAATTGGCAAGGCCATCGCATTGCGATTTGCCGAAGCAGGCAGTGACCTGATTTTGGTTGACATCCATGCCGGCAATCTCGGCAAACTGAAAAAGCAACTGGCGGAATTCAACACCGAAGTCCAAACCTTCACGACCGACCTGGAACAGAAGGCATCCATTGATCTGCTGTGGGACCAGTTGGGAGATACGCCTGTCCATAATCTGGTTAACAATGCCGGTATTTATCCTTTCCTTCCTTTTATGGAATTGACCGAGGCCGAATTACAACGCATCATGGATCTCAATCTGAATTCAGTGCTCTGGATGTGTCAGCATTTCATCCGCCACAACTGGAAGGTGGGTGGCCACATCGTCAACATAGGCTCCATCGAGGCCATCATGCCCTTTAAAAAGGACCTGGTCCAATATTCCCTGTCCAAGGTCGGCGTAATCACGCTAACCCGCGATCTGGCGCGGGAATATGCCGTCCGGGGGTTTCATATCAATGCTATCCTGCCTGGTGGCATCATGACCAAACGGATCAAACGTACGGCTGTCAATACCTTACTCCGGTTTGAATTTGGCGTCATACAGGATGGATTAAATTTCAAACAAAGACTGCCGGCCGGACGACTGGGCCAGCCCGACGAGGTGGCAAAAGTGGTGCTGATGCTGTGTTCGGATGTAGCCAGCTATATGCATGGAGCACTGATCCCGGTTGACGGTGGATTTTTATCGGCCTGA